One part of the Mangrovibacillus cuniculi genome encodes these proteins:
- a CDS encoding DUF2179 domain-containing protein, which produces MLENGLWMVLIILAINIVYVSFFTIRMILTLKGYRYMAAFVSVFEVIIYVIGLGLVLDNLNQIQNVIAYAVGYGIGVVVGMKIEEKMALGYITVNVITKEYDKQLPEVLRQKGYGVTNWAAEGLEGDRMAMQILTPRKYELKLYDTIKELDPKAFIIAYEPKTIHGGFWVKAVRKGRLQS; this is translated from the coding sequence ATGCTGGAAAATGGTTTGTGGATGGTTTTGATCATCCTTGCTATCAATATTGTTTATGTGTCATTTTTTACCATTAGAATGATTCTTACGTTAAAAGGGTATCGATATATGGCTGCGTTTGTCAGCGTGTTTGAAGTTATTATTTATGTCATTGGACTTGGGTTGGTGTTAGACAATTTAAATCAAATACAAAATGTCATTGCATATGCAGTAGGATATGGTATTGGTGTTGTTGTCGGGATGAAAATTGAAGAAAAGATGGCACTTGGGTATATTACTGTTAATGTGATTACGAAAGAGTATGACAAGCAGTTACCAGAGGTGCTACGTCAAAAAGGATATGGCGTGACAAATTGGGCGGCAGAAGGTTTGGAAGGTGATCGTATGGCAATGCAGATCCTCACTCCTCGTAAATACGAGCTAAAGTTGTACGATACCATTAAAGAGTTGGATCCAAAAGCGTTTATCATCGCTTATGAACCGAAAACGATACATGGCGGCTTCTGGGTAAAAGCTGTTCGGAAAGGGAGGCTGCAGTCTTGA
- the purL gene encoding phosphoribosylformylglycinamidine synthase subunit PurL, with the protein MLTMLEPSPQQIQEEKLYQTMGLKDSEFDLVTKTLGRLPNYTELGLFSVMWSEHCSYKHSKKALRAFPTTGERVLQGPGEGAGVVDIGDHQAVVFKMESHNHPSAIEPYQGAATGVGGIIRDVFSMGARPIALLNSLRFGELQDPAVRQTMKGVVAGIAGYGNCIGIPTVGGEVQFDATYKGNPLVNAMCVGIIEHDKVQKGVAKGIGNTVMYVGAKTGRDGIHGATFASDELNESSEAKRPSVQVGDPFMEKLVMEACLEAITLPGLVGIQDMGAAGLTSSSAEMASKAGTGIEMNLDFVPQREEGMTAYEMMLSESQERMLLVVEKGMEQPFYDLFERYSLDAVAVGTVIEEKVLRLLHHGEVVAEAPVDALAEEAPVYSPKTAVPTYFEQAKEVTIEVEQPEEMLETLLQQPTIASKEWVYRQYDTQVRTNTVVTPGSDAAVVRIRGTKKALAMTTDCNSRYVYLDPFVGGQLTIAEAARNLVCSGAQPLAVTDCLNFGSPEKPEIFWQFQQAINGMADSCNALSTPVISGNVSLYNETNGQAIYPTPIVGMVGLIEDIANVTTQQVKEAGDAVYLVGEIGHDYGGSEVQKVLHGETSGKAPDFSIEKEKNVQEAVLSAIQAGFITAAHDIAEGGLAVALSEMCFGTEGLGMDVEMTLSKEQLFSETPSCIIVTVKPEQEAAFLQDNAHLVTKLGMVTADGTLTITNKDGETVIQTPVQKLEEAWRGAIACYLK; encoded by the coding sequence ATGCTTACCATGCTTGAACCAAGTCCACAACAGATCCAAGAAGAAAAACTGTATCAAACGATGGGATTAAAAGATAGCGAGTTTGATTTAGTGACAAAAACCCTAGGACGTTTACCAAATTACACAGAGTTAGGTTTGTTCTCTGTTATGTGGTCCGAACATTGTAGTTATAAGCACTCCAAAAAAGCATTACGTGCTTTTCCGACAACAGGTGAACGTGTGCTGCAAGGTCCTGGTGAAGGTGCAGGGGTAGTGGATATCGGTGATCATCAAGCGGTAGTGTTTAAGATGGAAAGCCATAATCACCCTTCTGCCATTGAGCCGTACCAAGGAGCTGCAACTGGTGTAGGCGGTATTATTCGCGACGTATTCTCCATGGGCGCACGTCCTATTGCTCTATTAAACTCGCTTCGCTTCGGAGAATTACAAGATCCTGCTGTTCGTCAGACGATGAAAGGTGTCGTAGCGGGAATCGCTGGTTATGGGAACTGTATTGGAATTCCGACAGTTGGAGGAGAAGTGCAGTTCGATGCTACATATAAAGGAAATCCACTTGTAAACGCGATGTGTGTTGGGATTATCGAACATGACAAAGTACAAAAAGGTGTCGCAAAAGGAATTGGTAACACGGTGATGTACGTTGGTGCAAAGACTGGTCGCGACGGCATCCACGGAGCAACGTTTGCTTCCGATGAACTAAACGAAAGTTCAGAAGCAAAGCGCCCAAGTGTACAAGTCGGTGATCCGTTCATGGAGAAGCTGGTAATGGAAGCATGTTTAGAGGCTATTACATTACCTGGCCTAGTTGGTATTCAAGATATGGGAGCTGCTGGACTAACTAGTTCTTCGGCAGAAATGGCGAGTAAGGCGGGAACAGGAATCGAAATGAATCTTGATTTCGTTCCGCAACGCGAAGAAGGCATGACAGCTTATGAAATGATGCTTTCTGAATCACAGGAGCGAATGCTTTTAGTAGTAGAAAAAGGGATGGAACAACCGTTTTATGACTTATTCGAGCGCTACTCTCTTGATGCAGTGGCAGTCGGTACCGTTATCGAAGAAAAAGTTCTTCGTTTACTACACCACGGAGAAGTAGTCGCGGAAGCACCAGTAGACGCATTAGCCGAAGAAGCTCCTGTTTATTCACCAAAAACAGCCGTACCTACGTACTTTGAGCAAGCGAAAGAAGTAACAATCGAAGTGGAACAACCAGAGGAGATGCTAGAAACGCTTCTACAACAGCCAACGATTGCAAGCAAAGAGTGGGTATATCGACAGTATGATACGCAAGTTCGCACGAATACAGTCGTGACACCTGGTTCCGATGCAGCAGTAGTAAGAATTCGTGGTACGAAAAAAGCCCTTGCGATGACGACGGATTGTAACAGTCGATACGTTTATTTAGATCCTTTTGTGGGAGGACAATTAACGATTGCAGAAGCAGCGCGTAATCTGGTCTGTTCGGGAGCGCAACCACTAGCGGTAACAGACTGCTTAAACTTTGGAAGTCCGGAGAAACCTGAAATTTTCTGGCAGTTCCAACAAGCAATCAACGGAATGGCAGACAGCTGTAACGCTTTGTCTACACCAGTAATTAGTGGAAATGTTTCTCTTTACAACGAGACAAATGGGCAAGCAATTTACCCAACGCCGATCGTCGGTATGGTTGGATTAATCGAAGACATTGCAAACGTCACTACCCAACAAGTCAAAGAAGCGGGAGACGCGGTGTACTTAGTTGGAGAGATTGGTCACGATTACGGTGGTAGCGAAGTGCAAAAAGTGTTACATGGGGAAACTTCTGGAAAAGCACCAGACTTCTCGATCGAAAAAGAAAAGAACGTACAAGAAGCAGTATTGAGTGCTATCCAAGCGGGGTTCATTACAGCAGCTCATGACATTGCAGAAGGTGGATTAGCGGTTGCGTTAAGCGAAATGTGCTTTGGAACAGAAGGACTTGGCATGGACGTGGAAATGACACTTTCAAAAGAACAATTATTCAGTGAAACACCGTCTTGTATTATCGTGACAGTTAAACCGGAGCAGGAAGCAGCTTTCCTACAAGACAATGCACACCTTGTGACGAAGCTTGGAATGGTAACGGCTGATGGGACTTTGACTATTACTAATAAAGACGGGGAAACAGTAATCCAAACACCAGTTCAGAAACTGGAAGAAGCATGGAGAGGGGCTATCGCATGTTACCTGAAATAA
- the purC gene encoding phosphoribosylaminoimidazolesuccinocarboxamide synthase, giving the protein MVEKGSLLYEGKAKKLYKTNDSSVLWVEYKDEATAFNGEKKEKVSGKGSLTNIISSELFAYLRRQGVQSHFIEQVSPTEQLIKPLSMIPLEVVVRFVAAGSLSKRLGIPEGEIFPQPIIEFYYKNDELGDPLLTEDHLEYLELLSPKEYAKVKVEAIIIFKYLQKLCDQSGLQLIDGKLEFGRTEDGSIMLGDEISPDTCRFWRKGTKERLDKDVFRLGTGDMVSVYEEFYQTIKGVSAHV; this is encoded by the coding sequence ATGGTGGAAAAAGGATCACTTCTCTACGAAGGGAAGGCAAAAAAACTTTACAAAACGAACGATTCTTCCGTTCTTTGGGTGGAGTATAAAGATGAAGCAACAGCTTTCAATGGAGAAAAGAAAGAGAAAGTTTCGGGCAAAGGGTCTTTAACGAACATAATTTCAAGTGAACTTTTTGCTTATCTTCGTAGGCAAGGGGTGCAGTCACATTTTATTGAACAAGTCAGTCCTACAGAGCAGTTGATTAAACCATTAAGTATGATTCCTTTAGAAGTAGTTGTCCGTTTTGTTGCTGCTGGTAGCTTATCTAAGCGACTAGGGATACCAGAAGGAGAAATATTCCCTCAGCCGATTATTGAGTTTTATTACAAAAATGATGAGTTAGGAGATCCACTCCTAACGGAAGACCATTTAGAGTACCTAGAACTTCTTTCGCCAAAAGAATATGCAAAGGTGAAAGTCGAAGCAATTATCATTTTTAAATATTTGCAAAAGTTATGTGATCAATCAGGACTTCAGTTAATAGATGGAAAGTTGGAGTTTGGGCGTACAGAAGATGGCAGCATCATGCTTGGAGATGAAATCTCTCCAGATACGTGTCGCTTTTGGAGAAAAGGTACAAAGGAACGATTGGATAAAGATGTGTTCCGTTTAGGTACTGGAGATATGGTAAGCGTTTATGAAGAATTCTATCAAACAATTAAGGGAGTGTCCGCTCATGTTTAA
- the purS gene encoding phosphoribosylformylglycinamidine synthase subunit PurS, whose product MFNVQIHVRLRPSILDPQGKAVLQAIQSSGEEMVQEVRMGKLIEVQMKGNSVQEVEEKAKQLADQLLANPVMEDYEIFVKEMAL is encoded by the coding sequence ATGTTTAATGTTCAAATTCACGTTCGTCTTCGTCCAAGTATTTTAGATCCTCAAGGGAAAGCAGTTCTTCAAGCGATTCAATCTTCTGGTGAAGAGATGGTGCAAGAAGTAAGGATGGGAAAATTAATTGAAGTACAAATGAAAGGAAACTCCGTGCAAGAAGTGGAGGAAAAAGCGAAGCAACTAGCAGATCAACTACTTGCTAACCCAGTAATGGAAGATTACGAGATTTTCGTAAAGGAGATGGCTTTGTAA
- a CDS encoding NETI motif-containing protein: MKKKFEVLESETIGDCLDRMAKEGFMPVRRMEEPVFEEIREGSKVDYRPIRQKIVFEGVKKN; the protein is encoded by the coding sequence TTGAAGAAGAAATTCGAAGTCTTGGAATCCGAGACGATTGGCGATTGTTTAGACCGTATGGCGAAAGAAGGATTTATGCCTGTTCGACGTATGGAAGAGCCAGTGTTTGAAGAAATTCGTGAAGGAAGTAAAGTTGATTATCGTCCAATCAGACAGAAAATTGTCTTTGAAGGAGTAAAAAAGAACTAA
- the purB gene encoding adenylosuccinate lyase: MIERYSRPEMANIWTEDNRFAAWLEVEIVACEAWAELGEIPKEDVVALRQNAKVNVDRIKEIEEETRHDVVAFTRAVSETLGPERKWVHYGLTSTDVVDTALSYLLKQANDLIRDAIQNMIDVLADKAKEHKHTVMMGRTHGVHAEPTTFGLKLALWYEEMKRNLDRFNDAAKGIEFGKLSGAVGTYANIDPFVEKFVCEQLGLTPAPLSTQTLQRDRHAHYMATLALVATSIEKFAVEVRGLQKSETREVEEYFAKGQKGSSAMPHKRNPIGSENVTGLARVLRGYMQTAYENVALWHERDISHSSAERIILPDATIALHYQLTRFASIIKNLTVFPENMKRNMERTHGLIYSQRVLLSLIDHGMSREEAYDIVQPKAMESWEKGVPFKELLQEEPAVTNTLSSDELDQCFDYTYHLAQVDMIFERLGLN, translated from the coding sequence ATGATAGAACGTTACTCACGTCCAGAGATGGCAAACATATGGACGGAAGATAATCGCTTTGCGGCTTGGTTAGAAGTCGAAATCGTTGCTTGTGAAGCGTGGGCAGAACTAGGTGAAATTCCAAAAGAAGATGTGGTAGCTCTTCGTCAAAACGCAAAAGTAAATGTAGACCGTATTAAAGAAATTGAAGAAGAGACTCGTCACGACGTGGTTGCATTCACTCGCGCAGTTTCGGAGACGCTTGGACCAGAAAGAAAGTGGGTTCATTACGGATTAACGTCTACAGATGTAGTAGACACGGCATTATCTTATCTGTTAAAACAAGCGAATGATCTAATTCGTGATGCTATCCAAAACATGATCGACGTGTTAGCGGATAAGGCGAAAGAACATAAACATACCGTTATGATGGGACGTACACATGGCGTTCATGCAGAGCCAACGACATTTGGCTTAAAGCTTGCTCTTTGGTACGAAGAAATGAAACGTAATTTAGATCGTTTCAATGACGCAGCAAAAGGTATCGAGTTCGGTAAGTTATCTGGAGCTGTAGGAACGTATGCCAATATTGATCCGTTCGTTGAAAAGTTTGTGTGTGAGCAACTAGGCTTAACACCAGCTCCACTATCTACGCAAACACTTCAACGTGATCGTCACGCTCATTACATGGCGACGCTAGCATTAGTGGCAACTTCTATTGAAAAGTTTGCAGTGGAAGTTCGTGGCTTACAAAAATCTGAAACACGTGAAGTGGAAGAGTACTTTGCAAAAGGGCAAAAAGGGTCTTCTGCTATGCCACATAAACGTAACCCAATTGGTTCTGAAAACGTGACAGGACTAGCACGTGTCCTTCGCGGGTACATGCAAACGGCTTACGAAAATGTTGCTTTATGGCATGAGAGAGATATTTCTCACTCTTCGGCAGAACGTATCATTTTACCAGATGCTACGATTGCTCTACATTATCAACTAACTCGCTTTGCTTCCATTATCAAGAACTTAACGGTGTTCCCAGAGAACATGAAACGTAATATGGAGCGTACGCACGGGTTAATCTATTCCCAACGAGTTCTTCTTTCTCTCATCGACCATGGGATGAGTAGAGAAGAAGCATATGACATCGTGCAGCCAAAAGCGATGGAATCTTGGGAGAAAGGTGTTCCTTTTAAAGAATTACTTCAAGAGGAACCAGCAGTAACAAATACACTCTCTAGCGATGAACTAGATCAATGCTTTGATTACACATACCACTTAGCGCAGGTGGACATGATTTTTGAGCGACTAGGACTGAACTAA
- the purK gene encoding 5-(carboxyamino)imidazole ribonucleotide synthase, with product MFRDWVKPGQTIGIIGGGQLGRMMTFSAKQMGYIVFIWDPTENCSAGQVADLHIQEPFEEGKTLDWFAEKCDVITYEFEHLPLSFMRKLAAKGNVPQGIALLEWTQHRLVEKRMIEDAGLHVAPYMPLENEEDLEEAMQLFGLPLVVKTVKGGYDGKGQVVVESESDMKEALSLIQTAACIGEAWMPFTKELSIMVHRNKRGETVMLPVVENHHRHQQLWLTEAPALVSKHVLQDIEEQAQRLVQHLQLVGTLAIELFLMEDGSIYVNELAPRPHNSGHYSIEACDWSQFDLHIQAICNRSLPQPVLHQEAFMVNIVGQDLARLEERMPSFVDWHVHLYGKGTPAPFRKMGHVTILSQERQKTLSEIRNSGIWPGNREELHT from the coding sequence TTGTTTAGAGATTGGGTGAAGCCAGGACAAACAATTGGAATTATAGGTGGCGGGCAGTTAGGTAGAATGATGACTTTTTCCGCTAAACAGATGGGCTACATCGTCTTTATTTGGGATCCGACAGAGAATTGTTCGGCTGGCCAGGTGGCAGATTTACATATACAAGAACCGTTTGAAGAAGGTAAAACGCTAGATTGGTTTGCGGAGAAGTGTGACGTAATCACGTATGAGTTTGAACACTTGCCTTTATCTTTTATGAGAAAACTTGCTGCTAAAGGTAATGTGCCACAAGGGATTGCTTTACTAGAGTGGACGCAACACCGTTTAGTAGAAAAGAGAATGATAGAAGATGCTGGCCTGCACGTCGCTCCATATATGCCGTTAGAAAACGAAGAAGACCTTGAAGAAGCCATGCAGCTCTTCGGATTACCACTTGTAGTGAAAACCGTTAAGGGTGGGTATGATGGGAAAGGGCAAGTCGTAGTGGAGAGCGAGAGCGACATGAAGGAAGCATTATCCTTAATACAAACAGCAGCATGTATCGGAGAAGCGTGGATGCCGTTTACAAAGGAACTATCCATCATGGTTCACCGTAACAAACGTGGGGAAACAGTCATGTTGCCAGTTGTGGAGAATCACCATCGTCATCAACAACTTTGGCTGACAGAAGCACCTGCTCTCGTATCAAAGCACGTGTTACAAGATATTGAAGAGCAAGCACAGCGATTGGTGCAGCACCTGCAATTGGTTGGAACACTAGCGATTGAATTGTTCTTAATGGAAGATGGCTCCATCTACGTTAATGAACTGGCTCCACGACCTCACAATAGTGGGCACTATTCGATTGAAGCGTGTGATTGGTCTCAGTTTGATCTACACATTCAAGCTATATGCAATCGATCCCTCCCACAACCAGTTTTACATCAAGAAGCCTTCATGGTAAATATAGTAGGACAGGACTTAGCTCGTTTGGAAGAGAGAATGCCTTCTTTCGTAGATTGGCACGTGCATTTGTATGGAAAAGGTACACCTGCACCGTTTCGAAAAATGGGTCATGTCACGATTCTTTCGCAAGAACGCCAGAAAACGTTAAGCGAAATTAGAAACTCTGGTATATGGCCAGGTAATAGGGAGGAACTACATACATGA
- the purQ gene encoding phosphoribosylformylglycinamidine synthase subunit PurQ, with product MKFAVIVFPGSNCDVDMYHAVVDALGEEAEYVSSTATSLVGFDGVLLPGGFSYGDYLRCGAIARFAPVMSEVQRFADEGKPVLGVCNGFQILTEAGLLPGGLLQNEGQTFLCETVTLRVENNHSLFLTNYEVGEKIEIPIAHGEGNYVCSEETLQELHDNRQIAFKYENNPNGSMANIAGITNKQGNVLGMMPHPERAVEALLGSTDGKRLFESMIKNWRNEYAYHA from the coding sequence ATGAAATTTGCTGTCATCGTGTTTCCTGGATCCAATTGTGATGTGGATATGTACCATGCTGTTGTAGATGCACTTGGAGAAGAAGCGGAGTATGTCTCTTCGACTGCTACTAGTTTAGTAGGATTCGATGGCGTTTTACTGCCAGGCGGCTTTTCTTACGGCGATTATTTACGCTGCGGAGCCATTGCTCGATTTGCTCCTGTGATGAGCGAGGTACAACGCTTTGCAGATGAAGGAAAACCAGTATTAGGCGTTTGTAATGGATTTCAAATTCTAACAGAGGCTGGACTTTTACCAGGAGGATTACTTCAAAATGAAGGGCAAACATTCCTGTGTGAAACTGTGACGTTACGAGTAGAAAACAATCATTCTCTATTTTTAACAAACTATGAAGTAGGTGAAAAAATAGAGATTCCAATTGCGCATGGAGAAGGGAATTACGTGTGCAGTGAGGAGACGTTACAAGAACTACATGACAATCGTCAAATTGCTTTTAAATACGAGAACAATCCAAACGGTAGTATGGCAAACATTGCTGGAATTACAAATAAACAAGGAAACGTCCTTGGCATGATGCCACATCCAGAGCGAGCGGTAGAAGCACTTTTAGGCAGTACAGATGGGAAACGTCTATTTGAATCCATGATCAAAAATTGGAGGAATGAATATGCTTACCATGCTTGA
- the purE gene encoding 5-(carboxyamino)imidazole ribonucleotide mutase, translating to MKVGVIMGSQSDWSTMKNTCDLLDQLGIPYETRVVSAHRTPDEMFSYAETARVRDIGVIIAGAGGAAHLPGMVAAKTTLPVIGVPIASKYLKGMDSLLSIVQMPAGVPVATVAIGEAGAKNAALLATQILAIHNTTYQAALQSFRAAQHEQALESSDALV from the coding sequence ATGAAAGTCGGCGTTATCATGGGTAGCCAATCAGATTGGTCTACGATGAAGAATACATGTGATTTATTAGATCAGTTAGGAATACCATACGAAACTAGAGTGGTATCTGCTCACAGAACACCAGATGAGATGTTTTCGTATGCAGAGACTGCTAGAGTAAGAGATATAGGTGTCATCATTGCAGGAGCTGGTGGAGCTGCTCACCTTCCAGGTATGGTTGCCGCAAAGACAACACTACCGGTAATCGGAGTTCCCATCGCTTCTAAATATTTAAAGGGAATGGATTCTTTGCTATCTATCGTTCAAATGCCAGCGGGAGTTCCAGTGGCAACGGTAGCTATTGGAGAAGCTGGTGCCAAAAATGCTGCGCTTTTAGCAACACAAATCCTAGCAATCCATAACACTACCTATCAAGCCGCACTACAATCATTCCGAGCTGCTCAACACGAACAGGCATTAGAAAGTAGTGATGCACTTGTTTAG
- the purF gene encoding amidophosphoribosyltransferase: MLPEIKGLNEECGVFGVWGHPQSASITYYGLHSLQHRGQEGAGIVTTDGDVLRGLKGEGLVTEVFKQHDMSELKGHASIGHVRYATAGGGGYENVQPLLFHSQTGSLAIAHNGNLVNANALKHQLEGQGSIFQSTSDTEVVAHLIKRSGYSTFSDRVKNALTMLKGAYALLLLTETEMMVALDPNGLRPLSLGTIGDAYVVTSETCAFDVVGAEYLRDVQPGELVIINEEGIRSERFSYGAKRAMCSMEYIYFSRPDSDIQGVNIHTARKNLGKQLARVVDIEADVVTGVPDSSISAAIGFAEEAGIPYELGLIKNRYVGRTFIQPTKSLREQGVKMKLSPVRGVVEGKRVIMVDDSIVRGTTSKRIVTMLKEAGATEVHVCISSPPIKDPCFYGIDTSTHEELIASKHSVEEIREMIGADSLTFLSVEDMVTAIGRTDQGEHRGQCVACFTGQYPTELYPDTVLPHEKELTR; the protein is encoded by the coding sequence ATGTTACCTGAAATAAAAGGTCTGAATGAAGAGTGCGGCGTATTCGGTGTTTGGGGGCATCCCCAGTCCGCGTCCATTACGTACTATGGACTTCATAGCTTACAACATCGTGGTCAAGAGGGAGCTGGTATCGTCACGACGGATGGCGATGTGCTTCGCGGATTAAAAGGCGAAGGACTAGTAACAGAGGTGTTTAAACAACACGATATGTCCGAACTAAAAGGCCATGCTTCCATCGGTCACGTGCGATACGCAACAGCTGGAGGAGGCGGATATGAAAATGTCCAACCTCTTCTGTTTCACTCACAAACAGGTAGCTTAGCCATTGCACACAATGGAAATTTAGTAAATGCCAATGCCTTAAAGCATCAGCTAGAAGGACAAGGCAGTATCTTTCAGTCCACATCAGACACAGAGGTGGTCGCTCACCTAATTAAGAGAAGTGGGTATTCTACTTTTTCAGACCGCGTAAAGAATGCCTTAACGATGTTAAAAGGAGCGTACGCACTTCTTTTATTAACGGAAACAGAGATGATGGTTGCACTAGATCCAAACGGATTGCGACCACTATCCCTTGGGACAATTGGAGATGCGTATGTTGTAACGTCTGAAACGTGCGCGTTTGATGTAGTCGGAGCGGAGTATCTACGCGACGTGCAACCTGGCGAACTCGTCATTATTAATGAAGAAGGCATTCGTTCGGAGCGCTTTTCCTACGGCGCAAAGCGAGCAATGTGCTCAATGGAATATATCTATTTCTCAAGACCAGATAGCGATATTCAAGGAGTCAATATCCATACAGCCCGCAAAAATTTAGGTAAGCAATTAGCGAGAGTAGTAGACATTGAAGCAGATGTGGTAACGGGGGTGCCAGACTCCAGTATATCTGCTGCAATTGGATTTGCAGAGGAAGCGGGTATTCCTTATGAGTTAGGGCTAATTAAAAATCGTTATGTTGGTAGAACGTTTATTCAACCTACGAAGTCTCTGCGTGAACAAGGGGTGAAAATGAAACTGTCTCCTGTTCGCGGTGTAGTAGAAGGGAAACGCGTCATCATGGTGGATGATTCCATCGTTCGTGGAACGACGAGTAAGCGGATTGTGACGATGTTAAAGGAAGCAGGAGCAACGGAAGTACATGTGTGTATTAGTTCTCCGCCTATCAAAGACCCATGTTTTTACGGCATTGATACATCGACGCATGAAGAGTTAATTGCTTCTAAGCATTCTGTAGAAGAAATCCGCGAAATGATTGGAGCAGATTCTCTTACCTTTTTAAGCGTAGAAGATATGGTGACAGCAATTGGTAGAACAGATCAAGGAGAGCACCGTGGACAATGTGTCGCTTGTTTCACTGGTCAATATCCTACAGAACTTTATCCAGATACGGTTTTACCGCACGAAAAAGAACTTACGAGATAG
- the purM gene encoding phosphoribosylformylglycinamidine cyclo-ligase, translating into MSKRYADAGVSLEAGYETVSRIQKHVQKTNRPGVMGMIGGFGGAFDLSSLQVKEPMLVSGTDGVGTKLMLAFQTGRHDTIGIDCVAMCVNDIVAQGAEPLYFLDYLACGKADPVLLEQVVKGVADGCVQAGSALIGGETAEMPGMYPEGEYDLAGFAVGVCEKSEYITGETIAEGDVLIGLPSSGLHSNGFSLVRQIVKGMDLEMEVPALGMTLGEALLTPTEIYVKTVLPLVRKGYVKGMAHITGGGFIENIPRMMPAGVGAKVDVDSWRVPPIFTWLEEVGSLEREEMYSVFNMGIGMVLAVDPKSVLSILAQVPEAVVMGEVTATEGVTLENSLVL; encoded by the coding sequence ATGTCAAAACGTTATGCGGATGCAGGTGTTAGTTTAGAAGCGGGATATGAGACCGTCTCTCGAATTCAAAAGCATGTCCAAAAGACGAATCGTCCAGGTGTGATGGGGATGATTGGCGGATTTGGTGGAGCGTTTGATTTGTCTTCTTTACAAGTAAAAGAGCCGATGTTGGTTTCTGGAACAGACGGTGTAGGAACGAAATTGATGCTAGCTTTTCAAACTGGTCGACATGACACTATTGGCATCGATTGTGTAGCAATGTGTGTGAATGACATTGTTGCACAAGGAGCTGAGCCACTGTACTTTTTAGATTATCTGGCGTGTGGAAAAGCTGATCCTGTTTTGCTAGAACAAGTCGTGAAAGGAGTAGCGGATGGTTGTGTGCAAGCAGGAAGTGCACTTATCGGTGGGGAGACGGCAGAAATGCCAGGCATGTATCCAGAGGGAGAGTACGACCTTGCTGGATTTGCAGTTGGTGTGTGTGAAAAGAGTGAGTATATAACGGGTGAAACTATTGCAGAAGGTGATGTACTAATTGGATTGCCTTCTTCAGGCTTACACAGCAACGGTTTTTCGTTAGTTCGTCAAATTGTCAAAGGAATGGATCTAGAAATGGAAGTCCCGGCGCTTGGAATGACTCTTGGGGAAGCATTGTTAACGCCAACGGAAATTTACGTCAAAACCGTTTTACCTCTAGTGAGAAAAGGATACGTCAAAGGAATGGCGCATATCACTGGAGGAGGATTTATCGAGAATATTCCACGTATGATGCCTGCAGGAGTAGGGGCAAAAGTAGATGTGGATAGCTGGCGTGTTCCTCCAATTTTTACTTGGTTAGAAGAAGTAGGTTCTCTTGAAAGAGAAGAAATGTATTCGGTTTTTAACATGGGAATCGGTATGGTACTTGCCGTGGATCCGAAAAGCGTATTGTCTATCTTAGCTCAAGTGCCAGAAGCAGTTGTGATGGGAGAAGTGACGGCTACAGAAGGAGTAACACTGGAGAATTCTTTAGTTCTTTAG